In a single window of the Dreissena polymorpha isolate Duluth1 chromosome 3, UMN_Dpol_1.0, whole genome shotgun sequence genome:
- the LOC127873277 gene encoding zinc finger protein 862-like, with amino-acid sequence MMLDESTDLTVDKRLSICVRYIKAGEPVTNMLVNVHLEDGTAHTIMNCVAHEFERHGIDLANCTSLATDGAAVMLGKHKGVGQQLVSKYSPFCIQTHCMAHRLNLACTDSIKKNDFMIKFREKFSSLYSFISGSSNRTLALKKIQEILEEPEIKIKEPYSIRWLGLKNAVSAVFESFGSVLATLSKFAAEKNSVAKGLLKYFSSYKVALAIAFILDVHNELAVLSCELQKKNLLFSEIKPVMDATVSKLSSMEATDGKCLTSMKTDIEITDDGAFFSGEKLKYHDNMGSEFATVRKDYIKRMKKNISDRFRKTDSDHYNDFCTLFEPQQINISTQEECNEALESLSTFYGYEKTVKVIDGNLIEGLQETVRVVQPLVDPAKVQEEWPRFQGMVKGAYADMPTNKLCKRVILLHNDIIPNIAKLAAIALCLQPTSVECERTFSTQNRLKCKQRASLGNEALNTLMTICMLGPDISKYDPSPAVIYWLRQKRRRKPRLQSAYKPRAKKQKTC; translated from the exons ATGATGTTGGATGAAAGTACAGATCTGACTGTAGACAAGAGACTTAGTATATGTGTTCG ATATATCAAGGCAGGAGAACCCGTCACAAATATGCTGGTTAATGTTCATCTAGAAGATGGTACTGCACACACTATCATGAACTGTGTAGCACATGAATTTGAAAGGCATGGTATAGACCTTGCAAACTGTACATCATTAGCCACGGATGGGGCTGCTGTTATGCTAGGTAAACATAAGGGAGTAGGACAGCAATTGGTCAGCAAGTACTCTCCATTCTGTATCCAGACACATTGTATGGCTCATAGGCTAAACCTGGCATGTACAGATTCTATCAAGAAAAATGACTTTATGATAAAATTCAGAGAGAAATTCAGTTCTTTGTACTCGTTTATAAGTGGATCAAGTAACAGAACATTGGCACTTAAGAAGATTCAGGAAATACTCGAAGAACCTGAGATAAAGATCAAAGAGCCTTATTCTATTCGCTGGTTGGGTTTGAAAAATGCAGTTTCAGCTGTGTTCGAGTCGTTTGGGTCTGTTTTGGCAACATTGTCAAAATTCGCTGCAGAGAAGAATTCTGTGGCCAAGGGACTCCTGAAGTATTTCAGCTCATACAAGGTTGCCCTAGCAATTGCCTTCATATTGGATGTTCATAATGAGCTAGCAGTACTAAGCTGTGAGTTACAGAAGAAAAATCTTCTATTCAGTGAAATCAAACCAGTGATGGATGCAACTGTGTCCAAATTGTCTTCTATGGAAGCCACAGATGGAAAGTGTTTGACATCAATGAAGACTGATATAGAGATAACAGATGATGGAGCTTTCTTTTCTGGAGAAAAGCTGAAGTACCATGATAACATGGGAAGTGAATTTGCTACCGTGAGGAAAGACTACATCAAAAGGATGAAAAAGAACATCAGTGACAGGTTTAGGAAAACAGACAGTGATCACTATAATGACTTTTGTACTTTGTTTGAACCCCAGCAGATAAACATTTCCACACAGGAGGAATGTAATGAAGCACTCGAGTCTTTGTCCACCTTCTATGGCTACGAGAAAACAGTGAAAGTGATTGACGGCAACCTCATTGAGGGACTACAAGAAACAGTGAGAGTAGTTCAGCCTCTAGTAGACCCAGCCAAGGTCCAGGAGGAATGGCCGAGATTTCAGGGTATGGTGAAGGGAGCTTATGCTGATATGCCCACTAATAAACTTTGTAAGAGGGTAATACTACTGCACAATGACATTATACCCAATATAGCCAAGCTGGCAGCAATAGCCCTCTGCCTGCAACCTACCAGTGTTGAGTGCGAAAGAACATTTAGCACACAGAACAGACTCAAATGCAAACAAAGAGCTTCCCTAGGAAATGAAGCATTAAACACTCTCATGACAATTTGTATGCTGGGGCCAGACATATCAAAATATGATCCCTCACCAGCTGTCATTTACTGGCTTAGGCAAAAAAGGAGAAGGAAGCCTAGACTGCAGAGTGCATACAAGCCAAGAGCTAAGAAACAAAAAACTTGCTGA